From a single Rutidosis leptorrhynchoides isolate AG116_Rl617_1_P2 chromosome 5, CSIRO_AGI_Rlap_v1, whole genome shotgun sequence genomic region:
- the LOC139849181 gene encoding uncharacterized protein: protein MKWAIELGEHEINFCARSTVKGHILADYLAETTSDMPIVPDSENVTTQTPELWELYTDGASRPEGAGAGILLTGPDKEEHTYALRFNFKATNNEAEYEALLAGIRLAKEIGVKKLQGYVDSQLVANQINGSFNAHDEGMQAYLALSCSLISDLDKFHISQIPRSQNKQADVLSKLAALTFNHLEKKVLVEQIFKKSIELNQLAAIVEEDEHCWMDTIIEFLKIGTLPEDDKEAKKIRVKALMHELHDDVL, encoded by the coding sequence ATGAAATGGGCAATCgagttaggagaacatgaaatcAACTTCTGCGCCAGAAGCACAGTCAAAGGACATATACTAGCAGATTACCTCGCAGAAACTACGTCCGACATGCCAATTGTGCCTGACTCAGAAAATGTTACAACACAGACACCCGAACTTTGGGAGTTGTATACAGATGGTGCGAGCAGACCAGAGGGAGCAGGCGCAGGAATATTGCTCACTGGTCCCGACAAGGAGGAACATACTTATGCGCTTAGATTTAATTTCAAAGCTACGAATAACGAAGCGGAGTATGAAGCCCTGTTAGCAGGAATAAGGTTGGCTAAGGAAATTGGAGTCAAGAAACTCCAGGGATACGTTGATTCACAGCTAGTTGCCAACCAGATTAATGGCTCTTTCAATGCACATGACGAGGGAATGCAGGCATACCTAGCTTTGTCATGTTCATTAATCAGTGATTTGGACAAGTTTCATATAAGCCAGATACCTCGAAGCCAAAACAAGCAAGCGGATGTACTAAGCAAACTGGCTGCGCTGACATTCAATCATCTTGAGAAGAAAGTTCTGGTTGAGCAAATCTTCAAAAAATCCATTGAACTTAATCAACTAGCTGCCATTGTTGAAGAAGATGAGCATTGTTGGATGGACACCATTATTGAGTTCCTGAAAATAGGTACGCTACCTGAAGACGATAAGGAAGCCAAAAAGATAAGAGTCAAAGCCCTAATGCACGAGTTGCACGATGATGTACTCTAA